In Zygosaccharomyces rouxii strain CBS732 chromosome F complete sequence, a single window of DNA contains:
- the TAM41 gene encoding putative phosphatidate cytidylyltransferase (similar to uniprot|P53230 Saccharomyces cerevisiae YGR046W Essential protein of unknown function mRNA is targeted to the bud via the mRNA transport system involving She2p) has product MLMLRRSELPRMVAGLRPRIRFQSTSVKGDSEERLRRESLIHGKKVKDLETDRQRHHVTQTQVKPPIKTTGTTEDDLVFLERGIRKTDELASSFTDYTYKFERLPPNYGSNQLLTVGNELQAELDSIMTHFRAPIRYAFGYGSGVFEQNGYSGGEKPQMDLIFGVSHPAHFHSLNMRQNPQHYSTMRYFGSDFAAKFQEIGAGVFFNPFVDIQGHQVKYGVVSMDNLLKDLATWNTFYLAGRLQKPVKVLKNDLRVLYWNQLNLKAAASLAKYLTLQKNNGKFDEFQFYTEIAGLSYLGDIRYQLGGENPNKVSNIVTKNFENFRRYYQPVYKDVVHSNSLYLPRDFQLETASSQLQGRICKGSTSQMIKGIFTAGVLKSIKYAWAKKLKTWSK; this is encoded by the coding sequence atgtTAATGTTACGTAGATCAGAACTGCCACGTATGGTGGCAGGGTTAAGACCAAGAATAAGGTTTCAATCGACTTCAGTAAAGGGTGACTCCGAGGAAAGGTTACGAAGGGAATCATTGATACATGGTAAAAAGGTGAAGGATTTGGAGACTGATCGTCAGCGCCATCACGTGACCCAGACCCAGGTAAAACCACCTATCAAGACGACTGGAACGACTGAAGACGATTTGGTGTTTTTGGAGCGTGGTATCAGAAAGACTGACGAATTGGCGTCTTCTTTCACTGATTACACttataaatttgaaagattacCACCTAATTATGGATCAAATCAACTTTTAACAGTTGGTAATGAATTACAAGCTGAATTGGACTCAATTATGACGCATTTTAGAGCTCCTATTAGATACGCATTTGGTTACGGCTCTGGGGTTTTTGAACAGAACGGTTATTCTGGCGGTGAAAAACCTCAAATGGACTTAATCTTTGGTGTATCTCATCCAGCTCATTTCCATTCTTTAAACATGAGACAAAATCCTCAGCACTACTCGACAATGCGTTATTTCGGATCTGATTTTGCCGCCAAGTTTCAAGAGATTGGTGCTGGTGTTTTCTTCAACCCGTTTGTGGATATTCAAGGACATCAAGTAAAATACGGTGTAGTGAGTATGGATAACCTGCTGAAGGATTTAGCCACTTGGAATACATTTTATTTGGCTGGTAGATTACAGAAACCTGTTAAAGTGTTGAAGAACGACTTGAGGGTTTTGTAttggaatcaattgaatttgaaagcTGCTGCTTCTTTGGCCAAGTATTTGACGCTACAGAAGAACAACggtaaatttgatgaatttcaattctataCGGAAATTGCAGGCCTAAGTTACCTGGGCGATATTAGGTATCAATTAGGTGgtgaaaatccaaataaagTTTCGAACATTGTtaccaaaaatttcgaaaatTTCCGTCGTTATTACCAGCCAGTTTACAAGGATGTTGTTCACAGTAACTCCTTGTATTTACCAAGGgattttcaattggaaacaGCTTCATCTCAATTACAAGGTAGAATCTGCAAGGGCAGTACTTCACAGATGATTAAGGGAATTTTTACCGCCGGggttttaaaatcaattaaaTATGCATGGGCTAAGAAGTTAAAGACCTGGAGTAAATGA
- the PIK1 gene encoding 1-phosphatidylinositol 4-kinase (similar to uniprot|P39104 Saccharomyces cerevisiae YNL267W PIK1 Phosphatidylinositol 4-kinase catalyzes first step in the biosynthesis of phosphatidylinositol-4 5-biphosphate may control cytokineses through the actin cytoskeleton), with amino-acid sequence MSGGENNGNSSVSDETVLSNHKEELLLKFINSSHFNIYNCIELLCKHSDNVGIHYYLCQKLLTFPHHELHFYIPQLVQVLLTIETESMALEELLLQLKNENPHFALSTFWQLQALLSELSSDPESYGFQVARRVLNNLQSTLFHTGYDEDKEQKGKLNENVAPSIVLCSMIMTSMAMPQVGPLVKPLVESQGRRQKAFVFKLAKNAMKELRRNITIKNTKLNTKSISSSSKNGESAPGSPVDFVDSYKTKEDFNFKKPRSRETDLNFDIVDNIGERVFQDRISNFIKMPKRRTNYLDDSFVHRTYQDENTDDSNNNSNNDISSISYSPSKGLHPSLRHSSSTLDGYNDHKLMQNDKYTSSMPNLLDEQVSSPSESEEKLSAYSNDNNEKPTMPSRSSSQPAPTLPVVKRKQRYARQSSQHTRQQVPSSELKKPQDVDPLTLSTTAKIKLLKANYFRCETQFMIALETISHRLAQVPTEARFSALRAELSLLNRDLPAQVDIPTLLPPNKKGKLHKLVLITANEAQVLNSAEKVPFLLLVEYLRDEFDFDPSSEENQEILRQRPHAGTFIFDLNDIGRSKDREKSVQSRNVTDSSQPDRLASANSTLTAGSVGTDASDQIPEYMPGVAKEMDLGDISMIKVKNQTDAEAYRESIVLQSATKIPTINPASENRAPELSFASNLEEVVGPAKSGTRNFRDRTVELADEMRISAVMLAQLDKSPQELSDTANQIRATIINSMKEVQDKFGYRDLEAIHGTAGERKLENDLKTGGIDTSYLGEDWATKKERIRKTSEYGHLENWDLCSVIAKSGDDLRQEAFACQLIQAMAQIWTKSNVDIWVKKMKILITSANTGLVETITNAMSVHSIKKSLTKKMINDGDMDEKSGIASLNDHFIRAFGDPKGFRYRRAQDNFASSLASYSLICYLLQIKDRHNGNIMIDNEGHMVHIDFGFMLSNSPGSVGFEAAPFKLTYEYVEILGGIQGDAYKKFVRLMQEAFKSLRKYADQIVFMCEVMQKDNTQPCFNAGENTSVQLKQRFHLELSDAECDEFVENYLVGKSLGSIYTRLYDQFQLITQGIYS; translated from the coding sequence atgagtggtggtgaaaataACGGAAATAGCAGTGTTAGTGATGAGACAGTCTTATCGAATCATAAGGAAGAACTGCTGTTAAAATTCATTAACTCTTCGCATTTTAACATCTATAACTGCATTGAACTGTTATGCAAGCATTCGGATAATGTGGGGATTCATTATTACCTGTGTCAAAAATTACTGACGTTCCCCCATCATGAGTTACACTTTTATATCCCTCAGTTGGTACAAGTTTTATTGACTATAGAAACTGAATCTATGgcattggaagaattgttactgcaattgaaaaatgaaaatccGCATTTTGCCCTATCGACATTTTGGCAATTACAAGCATTACTATCAGAATTATCATCCGATCCTGAATCCTATGGATTTCAAGTAGCTCGTAGggttttgaacaatttacAGTCCACTTTATTCCATACCGGTTACGATGAAGACAAGGAGCAGAAAggtaaattgaatgaaaatGTAGCACCTTCGATTGTTTTATGTTCTATGATCATGACATCAATGGCAATGCCACAGGTAGGACCACTAGTTAAACCGTTGGTAGAATCTCAAGGTAGACGTCAAAAGGCAtttgttttcaaattggcCAAGAATGCAATGAAAGAGCTCCGTAGAAACATCACCATTAAAAATACAAAGTTGAATACAAAAAGTATTAGTTCCAGCTCTAAGAACGGTGAATCCGCTCCTGGCTCACCTGTAGATTTCGTGGATTCGTATAAGACAAAGgaagattttaatttcaagAAACCGAGAAGTAGAGAGACGGATTTGAATTTCGATATTGTGGATAATATTGGTGAAAGGGTTTTCCAAGATAGAATAtcaaatttcatcaagatGCCCAAGAGAAGAACCAACTATTTGGATGATTCATTTGTACACAGGACTTATCAAGACGAAAATACAGATGACAGTAACAACAATAGTAACAACGATATAAGTTCAATTTCCTATTCACCTTCCAAAGGTTTACATCCTTCATTAAGACATTCTTCGTCGACTTTGGACGGTTATAATGATCATAAATTGATGCAAAATGATAAATATACTAGTTCTATGCCCAATTTACTTGACGAACAGGTAAGTTCTCCATCTGAATCGGAAGAGAAATTGTCGGCATattctaatgataataacgAAAAACCTACTATGCCTTCACGTTCCAGTTCTCAACCAGCACCAACATTACCAGTTGTCAAGCGTAAACAAAGGTACGCCAGGCAATCGTCCCAACATACAAGACAACAGGTACCAAGTAGTGAATTGAAGAAGCCGCAGGACGTGGATCCATTGACACTTTCCACAACGGCAAAAATTAAGCTACTCAAGGCTAATTATTTCCGGTGCGAGACTCAGTTCATGATTGCATTGGAAACTATATCTCATAGATTGGCACAGGTGCCCACCGAGGCGAGGTTCAGTGCCTTACGTGCTGAACTCTCGTTGTTAAACAGAGATTTACCAGCGCAAGTGGATATCCCCACACTATTACCACCTAACAAAAAGGGTAAACTTCACAAGTTAGTACTAATAACCGCTAATGAGGCGCAAGTTTTGAATTCTGCCGAGAAAGTTCCTTTTCTACTTTTAGTTGAATACTTGAgggatgaatttgattttgatcctTCTAGCGaagaaaatcaagaaatctTAAGACAAAGACCACATGCTGGTACTTTTATCTTTGATTTAAACGATATTGGTAGAAGCAAAGATCGCGAAAAATCTGTACAATCGAGAAATGTGACAGATTCATCTCAACCAGATCGCTTGGCATCTGCTAATTCCACCTTAACTGCCGGTAGTGTCGGCACTGATGCCAGTGACCAAATCCCAGAATACATGCCAGGTGTAGcaaaagaaatggatttgGGTGACATATCAATGATTAAAGTGAAAAACCAAACCGATGCGGAAGCATATAGGGAATCGATTGTCTTACAAAGTGCCACCAAAATCCCCACCATTAATCCAGCTTCTGAAAATAGAGCACCTGAATTAAGCTTTGCATCCAATTTAGAAGAGGTAGTTGGTCCTGCGAAATCTGGCACTCGTAATTTCCGTGATCGTACGGTAGAATTAGCTGATGAAATGCGTATATCAGCAGTCATGTTGGctcaattggataaatcaCCACAAGAATTATCTGACACCGCCAACCAAATTAGAGCTACGATTATTAACTCTATGAAAGAAGTGCAGGACAAATTCGGATATCGTGATTTGGAGGCCATTCATGGGACTGCAGGTGAACGTAAATTAGAAAACGATTTAAAGACGGGTGGTATAGACACTTCATATCTTGGTGAAGATTGGGCTACgaagaaggaaagaatACGTAAGACTTCGGAGTATGGGCATTTAGAAAACTGGGACCTATGTTCTGTAATTGCAAAGAGTGGTGACGATTTGAGACAAGAAGCATTTGCTtgtcaattgattcaagCCATGGCTCAAATATGGACCAAGAGTAATGTCGACATTTGGGTtaagaaaatgaaaatccTCATTACAAGTGCCAACACCGGTCTGGTAGAAACTATTACCAATGCAATGTCTGTGCATAGtatcaagaaatctttaactAAAAAGATGATTAATGACGGTGATATGGATGAAAAAAGTGGTATTGCCAGTCTAAATGACCATTTTATCCGTGCCTTTGGTGATCCCAAAGGTTTCCGTTATAGACGTGCTCAAGACAATTTCGCCTCTTCTCTAGCATCCTACTCTTTAATCTGTTATCTGCTACAAATCAAGGATAGACATAACGGTAATATTATGATTGATAATGAGGGGCATATGGTACACATCGATTTCGGATTTATGCTTTCCAACTCGCCTGGTTCTGTTGGTTTTGAAGCAGCCCCATTCAAATTGACTTATGAGTACGTGGAAATACTAGGCGGTATACAAGGTGATGCCTACAAAAAATTCGTACGTCTAATGCAAGAGGCATTCAAGTCTTTGCGCAAATATGCAGACCAAATTGTGTTCATGTGTGAAGTCATGCAGAAGGATAACACTCAGCCTTGCTTCAATGCGGGTGAGAACACAAGCGTTCAACTCAAGCAGAGATTCCATCTAGAACTTTCTGATGCAGAATGTGATGAATTTGTCGAGAATTACTTGGTGGGTAAATCACTCGGCAGCATCTATACGAGACTTTACGACCAATTCCAGTTAATCACCCAGGGTATATacagttga
- the LYP1 gene encoding lysine permease (similar to uniprot|P32487 Saccharomyces cerevisiae YNL268W LYP1 Lysine permease one of three amino acid permeases (Alp1p Can1p Lyp1p) responsible for uptake of cationic amino acids) — protein MDPQKQAAMENTTSKDSSEKYLSKGPLDDQVSVSSWAQSRWSQRRSNRWDNRWSGRWNHHWSNDEDFRHGDEEDDILAYDDDDGECDESGLPAKGKFHDTQVKRALKPRHLGMIALGGTIGTGLFVGISEPLSRSGPVGSLIAYIFMGSVVYFVTQSLGEMATFIPVTSSITVFTKRFLSPALGVSNGYMYWFNWAITFATELSVTGQIIQYWTYKVPLAAWIPIFWVIVAVLNFFPVKIYGEIEFWVSSVKVLAIVGYLIYALVIVCGGSRQGPIGFRYWRHGYAFGDGYISKNKDEARFLGWVSSLINAAFTYQGTELVGISAGEAANPRKTVPRAINKVIFRIALFYILSLFFIGLLVPYNDKRLSDGSAIIASSPFVISMLNAGTSALPDIFNAVILITVLSAANSDVYIASRVLYALAGQGNAPKQFTYVNRYGVPYLGVFVTCLVGWLAFLVVSNNANTAFNWLINISTLAGLTAWFFICFAHIRFMQALKHKGISRDDLPFKARFMPWGAYYAAFFVGLIIFIQGYDAFTPWDTKSFFTSYISLILFGVLYLGCLIYYRGRLLIKIEDIDIDTDRKEVEAYVWEEDAPRNWWEKFWAAVA, from the coding sequence ATGGATCCTCAAAAACAGGCTGCGATGGAAAACACAACTTCGAAAGATTCGAGTGAGAAATATTTGAGTAAAGGACCGTTGGACGATCAAGTATCGGTATCATCGTGGGCACAGTCAAGGTGGTCACAGAGACGGTCTAATCGTTGGGATAATCGTTGGAGTGGTCGCTGGAACCATCATTGGTCTAACGACGAAGATTTTCGTCATggtgatgaggaagatgatattttGGCAtacgatgatgacgatggaGAATGTGATGAATCTGGACTTCCAGCCAAGGGTAAGTTCCATGACACTCAGGTGAAGCGTGCTCTCAAGCCACGTCACCTTGGTATGATTGCACTTGGGGGTACTATTGGTACCGGTCTTTTCGTTGGTATATCGGAGCCACTTTCACGTTCTGGACCTGTTGGTTCCTTAATTGCTTATATTTTCATGGGATCTGTTGTTTACTTTGTCACACAGTCACTAGGTGAAATGGCGACTTTTATTCCTGTTACATCTTCCATTACTGTCTTTACCAAGAGATTTTTATCACCCGCACTAGGTGTTAGTAACGGTTACATGTACTGGTTTAACTGGGCAATCACATTTGCAACGGAACTTTCGGTTACAGGTCAAATTATTCAGTACTGGACTTACAAAGTTCCACTGGCAGCATGGATTCCTATCTTTTGGGTTATTGTTGCAGTTTTAAATTTCTTTCCGGTTAAAATTTATGGTGAAATCGAATTTTGGGTTTCATCAGTTAAGGTTCTTGCCATTGTTGGTTATTTGATCTATGCTCTGGTGATAGTTTGCGGTGGATCTAGGCAGGGTCCTATTGGATTCCGTTACTGGAGACACGGTTATGCATTTGGTGACGGTTATATCTCCAAGaataaagatgaagcaAGATTTTTGGGTTGGGTTTCTTCCTTGATCAATGCCGCGTTCACTTATCAAGGTACAGAGTTAGTCGGTATTAGTGCTGGTGAAGCTGcaaatccaagaaaaaCTGTTCCTCGTGCTATTAACAAAGTTATCTTTCGTATTGCGCTATTCTACATCCTTTCGCTATTTTTCATCGGTTTGCTAGTTCCATACAACGATAAGAGACTGTCTGATGGTTCTGCAATTATCGCATCTTCGCCATTTGTCATTTCCATGTTAAATGCTGGTACAAGTGCTTTACCTGATATCTTCAATGCCGTTATTTTAATAACGGTTCTCTCGGCTGCTAATTCTGATGTGTACATTGCTTCAAGAGTGTTATACGCATTGGCTGGACAAGGTAATGCTCCTAAGCAGTTTACTTATGTTAACAGATACGGTGTTCCATATTTGGGTGTCTTTGTTACATGTTTGGTCGGATGGTTGGCTTTCTTGGTTGTTAGCAACAATGCCAACACCGCCTTCAATTGGTTGATTAACATTTCTACATTAGCGGGACTTACTGCTTGGTTCTTCATATGCTTTGCACATATTAGGTTCATGCAAGCTTTGAAACATAAAGGTATTTCTCGTGATGATCTGCCGTTTAAGGCAAGATTTATGCCATGGGGTGCTTACTATGCCGCCTTCTTTGTTGGTTTAattattttcatccaaGGTTATGATGCATTTACTCCATGGGATACCAAGAGTTTCTTTACCAGTTACATTTCGTTAATCCTTTTCGGCGTGCTCTATTTGGGCTGCTTGATTTACTACAGGGGAAGATTATTGATCAAGATTGAAGATATCGATATCGATACAGACAGGAAAGAGGTGGAAGCATATGTCTGGGAAGAAGATGCCCCTAGAAACTGGTGGGAAAAATTCTGGGCCGCTGTAGCATAG
- a CDS encoding amino acid permease (similar to uniprot|P04817 Saccharomyces cerevisiae YEL063C CAN1 Plasma membrane arginine permease requires phosphatidyl ethanolamine (PE) for localization exclusively associated with lipid rafts mutation confers canavanine resistance): protein MDYKGPLEFNQHELDSSKENTDKPSLNETYVKEYDRSISSPPKENDGYGYRVDNEYDVDDSVDGEKGEVRSTEVKRALKPRHIGMIALGGTIGTGLFVGISEPLQNAGPVGMLIAYLFMATIAFSVMQSLGEMATYIPVTSAFSVFSQRFLSPAFGAANGYMYWFSWSITFALELSVIGQIVQYWTFKVPVAAWISIFWVLIAGLNFCPVKFYGEFEFWIAFIKVVAIVGFIIYCFIMVCGAGKTGPVGFRYWRHGYAFGDGIISKNKNEARFLGWVSSLINAAFTYQGTELVGITAGEAANPRKTVPKSIKRTLWRILIFYIFSLLFVGLLVPFNDHGLQDSRSYAASSPFILAIKNSGTKALPDIFNAVILTTVISAANSDVYVGSRVMYSMARNRLAPPILAKASKGGVPYAAVLFTSAIGALAYLETSSSGANVFNWLMNITGVAGFFSWWLISWSHLRFMKALKQRGISRNDLPFKASFMPWIAIYSFFFMTLIILVQGFTCFTPHFQASDFVASYISVGLFFVIWAVFQIWFRCPLLVPIAEIDIDTDRRDVDAEVWEDEPPKTLWDKFWNIVA, encoded by the coding sequence ATGGACTACAAGGGCCCATTGGAGTTCAATCAGCATGAGCTCGATAGTTCAAAAGAGAATACTGACAAACCTTCTCTTAATGAGACATATGTGAAAGAATATGACCGGAGTATTTCATCTCCGCctaaagaaaatgatggATATGGGTATCGTGTAGACAATGAATACGATGTGGATGACAGTGTTGATGGTGAGAAGGGGGAAGTTCGTAGTACCGAGGTGAAGCGTGCTCTGAAACCACGTCATATTGGTATGATTGCACTTGGAGGTACCATTGGTACTGGTCTTTTTGTTGGTATTTCAGAACCTTTACAAAATGCCGGTCCGGTGGGTATGCTAATCGCATATTTATTTATGGCAACTATCGCATTTAGTGTTATGCAGTCATTAGGTGAAATGGCTACTTATATTCCTGTTACCTCAGCATTTTCTGTGTTTTCCCAGAGATTTCTTTCGCCTGCGTTTGGTGCAGCTAACGGTTACATGTATTGGTTTTCATGGTCTATCACGTTTGCATTGGAGTTATCGGTTATTGGGCAAATTGTACAGTACTGGACATTCAAAGTTCCAGTAGCGGCATGGATTTCTATTTTTTGGGTTTTAATTGCAGGATTAAATTTTTGCCCTGTTAAATTTTatggtgaatttgaattttggaTTGCATTCATTAAAGTTGTTGCCATCGTCGGATTCATAATTTACTGTTTTATCATGGTTTGTGGTGCTGGTAAGACTGGTCCAGTTGGGTTCCGTTACTGGAGACACGGCTATGCATTCGGTGACGGTATCATTTccaaaaataaaaatgaagCAAGATTTTTGGGCTGGGTTTCCTCATTGATCAATGCAGCATTCACCTATCAAGGTACAGAATTGGTTGGTATTACCGCTGGTGAAGCTGcaaatccaagaaaaaCTGTTCCTAAATCTATCAAGAGGACGCTGTGGCGTATTTTAATTTTCTACATCTTTTCGTTACTTTTTGTTGGTTTGTTGGTTCCATTCAACGACCACGGGCTTCAAGACAGTAGATCATATGCAgcttcatcaccatttaTCTTGGCGATTAAAAATTCAGGTACTAAAGCTCTACCGGACATTTTCAATGCTGTTATATTGACCACAGTTATTTCCGCAGCTAACTCAGATGTGTACGTCGGGTCACGTGTGATGTACTCTATGGCAAGAAATAGATTAGCTCCACCTATTTTAGCTAAGGCTAGCAAAGGAGGTGTTCCATATGCAGCTGTTCTATTCACTAGTGCTATCGGTGCACTGGCATATCTAGAAACTTCATCAAGTGGTGCAAATGTTTTCAACTGGTTAATGAACATTACTGGTGTTGCCGGATTTTTCTCCTGGTGGCTAATTTCATGGTCTCATTTGAGATTTATGAAAGCTTTGAAACAAAGAGGTATTTCTCGTAACGATTTGCCTTTTAAAGCATCATTCATGCCATGGATTGCCATTTATTCGTTTTTCTTCATGACTCTCATCATCCTAGTACAAGGTTTCACATGCTTTACACCACATTTCCAGGCAAGTGATTTTGTTGCGTCATACATCTCGGTTGGATTATTCTTTGTCATTTGGGCggtttttcaaatttggtttAGATGTCCACTATTAGTTCCAATAGCAGAAATCGATATTGATACTGACAGAAGAGATGTTGATGCTGAAGTATGGGAAGATGAACCTCCAAAGACTTTATGGgataaattttggaatattGTGGCATAG